TTCAACGTAAAGCTCTCCTAATATTCCTTTGTACTTAGGTTTTGATTCTTCATTTCTTATCTCTTTAAACTCTCTAGCCTCTTCGGTTTTTCCAGCTATTTTATCAACTACTTTTATATCTTTATCTATTAAAAATTGTCTTGCTGAAGGAGTTAAAATTGTTCCTTTTTCTAAAGAAATCTCTTTCATATTTTCATCTTTTTTATAAAGAGATCTTAATTTTTCCTCTGTTAGAACCATAAGTACCTCTCCTATCTATTTAATATATCTGCTACTATTTTCTTTACCATCTCTTCTAGTTTATCTTGTGATGTTTCACAGCTTTTCTTTTCTCCTTTTATATCCTCTAGCTCTCTAACTCCCCAAGCCACTCTTCTTATATTTATAAGATTTAATGGTGTTATATTATCAGAAGTTGAACTTCCTCCAACTGCACCACATCCTAGAGTTAGTGCTGGAGCAAGATTAGTTGTTCCACCAATTCCACCTAAAGCACCTGGTGTATTAACTAAAAGTCTTGAAACTGGTTTTTTTAGAGCAAACTCTCTTATAACCATCTCATTCTCAGAGTGAATAACCATAGTATGTCCTTTTCCTTCTACATTTAATATCTCAATAGATCTTTCACACGCTTCTTCCCAACTATTTTCAACATAAAATGCTAAAATTGGAGCTAATTTCTCTCTAGAGTATGGATTTCTTTTTGAAACTTCACACTCTTCTGAAATTAAAACTTTAGTGTCACATGGAACATTTATTCCTGCCATCTGTGCTAGTCTTAAAGCATTTTTACCTACAATTTGTGGATTCATAGTTCCATTACTTCTTAAAATGAAATTAGCAAGTTTTTTAGATTCTTCTGGATTTAAGAAATATCCACCTTGAGCTAATAACTCCTCTTTCACTTGTTCTCTTATCACTTTTTCTACAATTATAGATTGCTCAGAAGCACATATAACACCATTATCAAAAGTTTTACTGTCTAAAATTCTCTTTACAGCTAATTTTATATTTGCACTTTTCTCTATAAATGCTGGTCCATTTCCTGGTCCAACTCCTATGGCTGGATTTCCTGAACTATATGCAGCTTTTACCATAGCCTCTCCACCAGTAGCTAAAATCAGTGCTGTATCTTCATGTTTCATTAATTCTTCTGTTGCATCCATAGTTATTGTCTTTACTACACCTATTAGTCCTTCAGGTGCTCCAGCTTTTTCTGCAATCTCTATTAATAGATTAGCTGTTTCAATTATACAATTTTTAGCATTTGGATGAGGACTTACTACTATTCCATTTCCAGCTTTTAATGATATTAATGTTTTATAAATTGTTGTAGATGTTGGATTTGTTGATGGAATTAATCCAGCTATAACACCTAGAGGAACACCAATCTC
This genomic window from Cetobacterium sp. NK01 contains:
- a CDS encoding acetaldehyde dehydrogenase (acetylating): MDRDLMSRQEVRDLIRKSKEAQKIYATFSQEKIDSIICSMVEGIKGYSEKLAKMAVEETGFGNWQDKVLKNKFASEYVYEYIKNMKTVGELKNENGVLEIGVPLGVIAGLIPSTNPTSTTIYKTLISLKAGNGIVVSPHPNAKNCIIETANLLIEIAEKAGAPEGLIGVVKTITMDATEELMKHEDTALILATGGEAMVKAAYSSGNPAIGVGPGNGPAFIEKSANIKLAVKRILDSKTFDNGVICASEQSIIVEKVIREQVKEELLAQGGYFLNPEESKKLANFILRSNGTMNPQIVGKNALRLAQMAGINVPCDTKVLISEECEVSKRNPYSREKLAPILAFYVENSWEEACERSIEILNVEGKGHTMVIHSENEMVIREFALKKPVSRLLVNTPGALGGIGGTTNLAPALTLGCGAVGGSSTSDNITPLNLINIRRVAWGVRELEDIKGEKKSCETSQDKLEEMVKKIVADILNR